GGGATGCCGATTGCGATAGGGGATCCACAATAAATACGGGTTTTCCGTCATGTAGTTTCGAATGTATTTGAATTGCTTATCCCGTACGGCGCGCATCATGTCATAAGATTCGTCGTATCGATCCCGCGTTGCAAATATGTAATCCCGGTCTTTTTCCTGTGGTCCCACAAAGGGTTGGCCCTGGAGATGGGCTGGGATTTGTACGCCAGCGAGTGATAGTACGGTTGGACCCAGATCGATCATGCTGACCAATCGATCATTAACGCTGCCGGGTTCCAATTCGCCCGGCCAGCGCACGATGCACGGTATGCGAATGCCCGCATCATAGGGCCAGCGCTTGGCTCGGGGTAGTCCTTCGCCGTGATCGCTCCAGATAAATACAATTGTGTTGTCTGCCAATCCATCGTCTTCCAATTGCTGCAACATTTCGCCAACCCATGCATCGTTGTCGGCGATGTTATCGTAATGCCGCGCCAATGCCAGCCGCGCTTTGGGTGTGTTGGGGATATAAGGCGGTAGTGTGACTGAATCTGGATCGGTTTCTACTTCTGGGCGTTTCTCGGGCCACATGCCGCTTTCGTGCGTTACTGTGCGATTAAATACCGCAAAGAAGGGCGTGCCATCGGGACGGTTGCGCCAGTGGGCTTGCGCGCTCAATTCATCCCATGCAGTAATTGGCGGGGCAAATTGATAGTCGGTTTTTGTGTTGTTTGTACAGTAATACCCGGCCATTCGCAAATATTCTGGAAAACATTTGACATAATGCGGTGGTACTGCGTCGTAGGGCGTGGGCATTTGCGGCGCGTGTGCATTGGTGTGGCGCGTGCGCATGTGCTGCGAGCCTATTGCTGTTTGATACATGCCCGTGATAATTGCCGAGCGACTCGGCGCGCATACGCCCGCTGTTGAAAATGCATTGGGGTACCGGCATCCTTCGGACGCCAGTTTGTCGAGATTTGGCGTTTGCGCCACTTCATCGCCATAACACCCAAATCGCGGGCTTGTGTCTTCTAAGGATAACCACAGAATATTTGGTCTATCACTCATTTTCCTTCCTTTGTGAGGGTTACACGTTGGATTCCAATTCTATTATGCACAATCTTTATATGGCAGGCAATCATTGTTTGTTTTGCCTCAGGGTGTGAATATTGTATTTTGCCTATAACTGACAACAAAGAGGTGCGCTATGACGATTGAAGTTCGAGGCAGGGTGATGGATGGACCATCTGGACGCGGTCTGGGTGGTGTTTTGGTCTCCAATGGGGAGCAGATTGTGCAGACGGATGGAGATGGCCGGTACGCGCTTGTGGTGGAATCGGAGGCGCACCGGTTCGTATTTGTGACCGTTCCAGACGGTTTTCGGGCGACATCGGGGTTCTACTCATCTATACGGAACTGGATCGACGCGCAAGATGGGGTGGATTTTTGGCTTGAGTCTGCGCCTGAGCGGGCTGCACGGCAGTTTAAGCTTGTGCAGATTACAGATACACACGTTGTGACAGAAGGAGAGATGCTGACTTCTGGAGAGGTTCTCGCCGAGGCACTACAGCGACTTGTCCGGGAAGCCGATCCGGATCTGATTGTGGTGAGCGGAGATCTCACGAATAGGGGGGAGCTTGCCGAGTTGTCCCGTTTTCGAGAGGCACAGGAGACGGTTTCAACGCCGGTTTTCCCGCTGTTCGGCGGGCACGACGGAAACGAGGAGCGCCACGAGGGGGGCTCAGCGGACAATACGTTTACCCGGAATTTCGAAGCGGTGCTCGGTCCCTCGTATTATAGCTTTGATTGGGGGGGACGCCATTTTGCGTTTTATCCCAACGAGCAGTCGTTTTTTTCGCTTGCAGACCAGGAGCGAAAGGAGGTATGGTTCTGGGCGGATTTGGCGCTACAGCCTGCGGATCGGGAGATCGTGGTGGTGGTTCACACGCCTCCGCCGGTTTCATTTTTGGAGGCGTTGAGCCGATATAATGTCCGCCTGGTACTGCACGGGCACTGGCATTCCAGCAAGGTGTTCTCTTACAAAGAGATGGTTGTGGCCGCAACTCCGGCGTTCTGTTTTGGCGGGATCGATACATCGCCGAGGGGCTACCGCGTCGCGCGGTTCGGAGAAGAGGGGGCGGAAGTGGAACTCTGCGCGCACAAACCCACTGGTGTTTTGCCACCTTCCGGGGATACGTCGGTGGAGATTTCTTTCGACGAAATGGGGTTGCACCTGCGCTGGGAGCAACAACTTCCGGGGGGATTGCACCGGGCAGCACCCGTGCAGGCGGGAGATCAGATGCTGTTGAGCCTGCGGGACGAGGGTTATCCCGCCCGCAACGGGGTCTGTTGTATTGAGGTGGGTAGCGGAGATCTGGTGTGGCATGCACGCACAGATGCGACGGTGAAAAATAGCGTGGCTGTAGATGATGGCATCTGCGTGGCTGTGTCAGTTACCGGGCGGGTTCATGCGCTGGAGCAGGCGTCGGGCCGCCTGCTGTGGCATGCGAATCTGCCCGGGTATCCCGACCGTTGGATTTACACGTCTCCGGTTATTGCAGAGGGGACGTTGTACGCAGGGGCGAAGGCCGGTTACGCGGCTTTTGATCTCAAAACGGGAGAGCAGCAGTGGTATGTACCTGTTGACGACAGCGATAACTGGTCGTGCTACGCAAGTCCCCAGGTTTATGAGGACCTGCTTCTCCTGCTCGTGCCGCGGCGGGGACTGATGGCATTGGACCGACAAAGTGGGGAGGTTGTGTGGGAACAGCAGATAGGGGTTGAGTATCCATATCCAACGCCGATTGTGTCCGGAGACTTGCTGGTAAGTGGGGGAGACTCATCGCATTTAACCGCGTTACGGGCAATTTCGGGGGAGGTTGTGTGGGACAAGCCGATCCTCCCATCCAGTTATCCGACCGGACTGCTCGTGCGGGATGGACGGATCTACGCCACCACATCGGAGGGAGATGCCCTCTGTTTTGATTTCAATTCCGGGGCGCTACTGTGGCGGTTCCAGACGGGAGGCGATCTGCTGGATATGGTGCCTTATCGCAGAGGCGTGCAGAGCATTTTAGCTGCGCCATTCCATTTTGAGGATTGTCTTCTAATTTGTGGATGTGATGGGTGTTTGTACGCTTTGGATGCCGCTTCCGGCGAATGCCGGGGGCGTGCGGCGTTCGGGTCCCCAATTACAGCGCCTCCCTGTGTGTGGGGAGACGGCTTGTTTTTAGGGACGTACGATGGGCGGTTTTTCTATTTTGAGCGCGTGGGGGATTGACGTGATGGAAGGAGCACAACATGGGATCTTATCGGGGAGCTGTTATTGGATGTGGGCGGATCGGCAGTACTATTGATGATGAGCACGTAAATAGGCCCCAGTTTCGATATCCCTGGGCACACGCGCCCGCGATGATCGAAGCGAAGGGGATTGATCTGATTGCAGCTTCGGATCTTTACGTGGAGCAACTGGACGATTTCAAAAGTCGATGGGGCGTAACGGCACTTTATACCGATTACCGCGAGATGATCGCCAAAGAGAAGCCAGATATCGTCAGTGTGACGACACGGGCAGAGGAACGCGCAGAGGTCGTCACAGGGGTGGCGGAGGCTGGTGTTAAGGCGATTTATGCAACCAAGCCGATATGCCGTAGTCTGGCGGAAGCAGACGCGATGATCGATGTGTGTCGGAAGAATGGGGTTATGCTCGCTATTGCCTGTCACAAAAATTGGAGTCCGTGGTTCCACGCATGTCTAAATTCAATCCGAAGCGGCATGATTGGGAATTTCTCTTCGATGGTCTGCAATTACGGCTGGCGGCTCTCACGCGGTCACAGCCATACGCTGGCTCTGTTTCGTCTTTTTGCCGGGGCATCTGCCAGGTGGGTATTTGGGAATATGAATAGTGATGAAGAGGCCCGCGGCGACAGCGATCTTTCAGGAACAGGGATGATTCGATACGAGAATGGCATCCGCGGATTTCTGAGTACCGGAGGATGGTTGAATATTGACTTTGTGGGAAGCGATGGATGGATAAGTGCCCGGAATGAACACGCAGATTTTGAGATGTGGACCAGGCATCACGAGACCAGAGAACCGATTCGACGACAATTTCCCAATCCCAAAAGACCTCGCAGTTCACAACAGGCCGCTATTGAAGGACTTGTCGAGAATCTAAATGAGGGCACAGAGCCGCTTTGTCCGGGAGAGTTTGGACGAGAAGCGCTGGAAATTGCCATTGCGTTGCGAGAATCGCATCGTCGCGGTGGAGAGAAGATGGAATTACCGCTCGAAGATCGAAGTCTGACCATTCTGGCGTAAAAAGGGAACAATATGCTGATTGGATATGTGAGCGATGAACGATATGTGGCAGTGCCAGAGGTGCTGCTGGAGTTTGAAGGCGAGGCGGGGTCATTTGAGGCGCGTTCGCGGGCGACCGGAGCGGTTTATGCGGATTTGCCTTCCGGGAAGTATAGAGTGACACTTTACAAGCCGGGTTATGGTTTTAAGACAGTACCGCTTGAGATACCGACTAAGGCTCCCTATCAGTTCCGGCTGTTGACCGATGGGTTGCTGGGATATATGTGGCCAAAGTGGGTACAGTCCGGGCAGTCGTCAGAGTTCAGGGTACACGCGGTGGAGGCGTACAAGCTGTCGCTGTGGCGGTATGGATGGCAAAAAGAGTTGGTGCGTCCAATTGGATGGTACGATGAACACGGTCCCCGGGCGACGATGCAAATTACGCCGGATGGGGATTATACGCAGACCGGCATTCAATGGAATGCACAGGGTTATACCAGCCCGACACACAAGCAATATATAACGGCACCCGAGCGGTCGGGATTGTATTATCTGCACGCCAAGACGGAGTCAGGTGTGTTTTTTCCGTTTCCGTGGATTGTCGCACCTGCAAAGCCGAGTGCCGATGTTGCAGTGCTGGCGTCAAATATAAACTGGAATGCGTATAATAATTTTGGGGGGCGCAGCAATTATATCCTCGCGGAGAAATTTCCGCCCAGGCCCACCGTGAATGCGCGAATGGATCTCAAGAGATATACGGACCCCAGACATTTGCTTTTTACTTCAAAGGAATATGCATCGCTGTCGTTCGACCGGCCTGAGCCGATCAATTTTATTGCAGAGGAGGAGCAGATTACCGATCCGATTGAGGGGCGGTCCAACTGCCATGTGGCCCCGGCGGAGTGGCGGTTGCTGGGGTGGTTGGAGCGGGAGGGATATGGATACGATTTTTATGCGGAGACGCAGTTCCATTCCGGGGTATTGAATTTGGACGATTACCGGGTATTGATCATCAGCACGCATCCGGAGTATTGGTCTGCGGATATGTACTATAAGCTGAAGTCCTGGGTGTTTGAGCGGGGCGGCAAGCTGATGTATCTGGGTGGAAATGGTCTGAATTGCGAGGTGGTGTTTACAGATGAATATACTATGGTGGTGCGAAATGGAGATAAAGGCGGGGGGTTCAGCCATCTACAGAAGTTGGGATTGGAGAGTCGATTCCATCTGTTTCACGAGTCAGAAGCGAAACTGCTGGGTGTAACCTGTTCGGAGACGGGTATTATGACTGGAGCGCCTTATCGGGTGGTGGATGGATCGCACGATTTCTTTCAAGGGACTGGCCTGAAGACGGGAGATATTTTTGGAGAGAAGTGTCTGCATATGCGGTGTCCGGGCGGTGCATCTGGACACGAAACGGATAAGATGACAGTGAGTTCGCCAAAAAACGCACAACTGCTGGCCAAAGGCTTAAACCCCGATGAAGGGGGCGCGGAGATCGTATATCACCGCACCGAGAGCGGGGGAGAGGTATTTTCGGTGGGGTCAATCAATTATCCCAGTTCTCTTCCGGTGGATGAGTCGATTTCGGCGATTACAAAGAATGTGCTGGATCGCTTTTTGGATTGATCCACTGATCAATACTGCCAGTATTCTCTAACGTGTTTGGGTATGGATGTCTTCGGGATTTGCTTGCGGCTTTTCCGGACCCCCTGTATCCGCTCTTTGATCGGCGTATTTCCCTTTTTGCGAGATGTGTACAAACCGGTGATATATCGCCGCAACCGATGGATGGGCACTACGCCGTGCCAGACCTCTGGTACGCGAAAGACGACGCTGCCCGCTTTCAGTTCGATTGGAAGATAGTCACCTGCCTGAATATCTTCTTTTGTAGGGAGTATCCGGCTCGGGTCACACGCAGATGCAAAATGGTACAGATGCGTGCCCGGTACGTAGGTCAACGCCCCGGAGTTGACATCGATATCGTCCAGGTAAATCATGGTTGACACCCACTGAAAGGGTGTGGCGAGTTCCGTCGGGCTGCCGTCTGAGTGTCGCCCTACACCTTTGTGTTCTGGCGTGTACCGGTTGGTTTTCATTTGTAATAGAAAAGGCCGCGGTTCATCCAGGATTGCCGAGACGATTCCCAAAATACGAGGATGGGAAAATAATCTGCCCAGGGCCGGATAATTTAACAGCGGTTCATTTCGCAGGCTGTCCCGGCTGCCGGGATCTCCCGGTCCCATCTCCAGATCCAGGTACGCCTGTTCTAACTCCCGGCGGATTGCATCCAGTTCATCTTGCGAGAGCAAGTTGTACAAGACGCCTACGCCGTTCTTCCATGCGGTTTCAACAGCCGCTTTGTCTCCCGCGTCCATTTCCGCCTCCTGTTCAAGTTCTTTATTTTAACCTTGTTCTTTGTTCCATGATGTCACATATTTGTGCATTCATCAAGTAAAAAGCGTTGCCTATTCTACCCAATTTTTAAAATGTCACGTCCGATAATCGGTATTACGACCAGCTTTCTTTCAAAGAGTAAACAGCAATCGTTAGATCACGAGTAT
This window of the Gemmatimonadota bacterium genome carries:
- a CDS encoding sulfatase-like hydrolase/transferase codes for the protein MSDRPNILWLSLEDTSPRFGCYGDEVAQTPNLDKLASEGCRYPNAFSTAGVCAPSRSAIITGMYQTAIGSQHMRTRHTNAHAPQMPTPYDAVPPHYVKCFPEYLRMAGYYCTNNTKTDYQFAPPITAWDELSAQAHWRNRPDGTPFFAVFNRTVTHESGMWPEKRPEVETDPDSVTLPPYIPNTPKARLALARHYDNIADNDAWVGEMLQQLEDDGLADNTIVFIWSDHGEGLPRAKRWPYDAGIRIPCIVRWPGELEPGSVNDRLVSMIDLGPTVLSLAGVQIPAHLQGQPFVGPQEKDRDYIFATRDRYDESYDMMRAVRDKQFKYIRNYMTENPYLLWIPYRNRHPALQEMWRLHLAGELEGVQNVMFQKRPVEELYDTENDPFEVNNLADDPAHAETLNRLCGALDDWREKYDVWGDVPEDQMVFRMWQGTEQPQTELPVFVPICEKSPGREAAPEGGTFKGPIIVQFYCGTQGASMAYQLAGDEHWRLYTGPIPLPKGETTIRAKAIRIGYKESEEMEATFIVT
- a CDS encoding PQQ-binding-like beta-propeller repeat protein; its protein translation is MTIEVRGRVMDGPSGRGLGGVLVSNGEQIVQTDGDGRYALVVESEAHRFVFVTVPDGFRATSGFYSSIRNWIDAQDGVDFWLESAPERAARQFKLVQITDTHVVTEGEMLTSGEVLAEALQRLVREADPDLIVVSGDLTNRGELAELSRFREAQETVSTPVFPLFGGHDGNEERHEGGSADNTFTRNFEAVLGPSYYSFDWGGRHFAFYPNEQSFFSLADQERKEVWFWADLALQPADREIVVVVHTPPPVSFLEALSRYNVRLVLHGHWHSSKVFSYKEMVVAATPAFCFGGIDTSPRGYRVARFGEEGAEVELCAHKPTGVLPPSGDTSVEISFDEMGLHLRWEQQLPGGLHRAAPVQAGDQMLLSLRDEGYPARNGVCCIEVGSGDLVWHARTDATVKNSVAVDDGICVAVSVTGRVHALEQASGRLLWHANLPGYPDRWIYTSPVIAEGTLYAGAKAGYAAFDLKTGEQQWYVPVDDSDNWSCYASPQVYEDLLLLLVPRRGLMALDRQSGEVVWEQQIGVEYPYPTPIVSGDLLVSGGDSSHLTALRAISGEVVWDKPILPSSYPTGLLVRDGRIYATTSEGDALCFDFNSGALLWRFQTGGDLLDMVPYRRGVQSILAAPFHFEDCLLICGCDGCLYALDAASGECRGRAAFGSPITAPPCVWGDGLFLGTYDGRFFYFERVGD
- a CDS encoding Gfo/Idh/MocA family oxidoreductase, which gives rise to MGSYRGAVIGCGRIGSTIDDEHVNRPQFRYPWAHAPAMIEAKGIDLIAASDLYVEQLDDFKSRWGVTALYTDYREMIAKEKPDIVSVTTRAEERAEVVTGVAEAGVKAIYATKPICRSLAEADAMIDVCRKNGVMLAIACHKNWSPWFHACLNSIRSGMIGNFSSMVCNYGWRLSRGHSHTLALFRLFAGASARWVFGNMNSDEEARGDSDLSGTGMIRYENGIRGFLSTGGWLNIDFVGSDGWISARNEHADFEMWTRHHETREPIRRQFPNPKRPRSSQQAAIEGLVENLNEGTEPLCPGEFGREALEIAIALRESHRRGGEKMELPLEDRSLTILA
- a CDS encoding carboxypeptidase regulatory-like domain-containing protein — encoded protein: MLIGYVSDERYVAVPEVLLEFEGEAGSFEARSRATGAVYADLPSGKYRVTLYKPGYGFKTVPLEIPTKAPYQFRLLTDGLLGYMWPKWVQSGQSSEFRVHAVEAYKLSLWRYGWQKELVRPIGWYDEHGPRATMQITPDGDYTQTGIQWNAQGYTSPTHKQYITAPERSGLYYLHAKTESGVFFPFPWIVAPAKPSADVAVLASNINWNAYNNFGGRSNYILAEKFPPRPTVNARMDLKRYTDPRHLLFTSKEYASLSFDRPEPINFIAEEEQITDPIEGRSNCHVAPAEWRLLGWLEREGYGYDFYAETQFHSGVLNLDDYRVLIISTHPEYWSADMYYKLKSWVFERGGKLMYLGGNGLNCEVVFTDEYTMVVRNGDKGGGFSHLQKLGLESRFHLFHESEAKLLGVTCSETGIMTGAPYRVVDGSHDFFQGTGLKTGDIFGEKCLHMRCPGGASGHETDKMTVSSPKNAQLLAKGLNPDEGGAEIVYHRTESGGEVFSVGSINYPSSLPVDESISAITKNVLDRFLD
- a CDS encoding phytanoyl-CoA dioxygenase family protein, translating into MDAGDKAAVETAWKNGVGVLYNLLSQDELDAIRRELEQAYLDLEMGPGDPGSRDSLRNEPLLNYPALGRLFSHPRILGIVSAILDEPRPFLLQMKTNRYTPEHKGVGRHSDGSPTELATPFQWVSTMIYLDDIDVNSGALTYVPGTHLYHFASACDPSRILPTKEDIQAGDYLPIELKAGSVVFRVPEVWHGVVPIHRLRRYITGLYTSRKKGNTPIKERIQGVRKSRKQIPKTSIPKHVREYWQY